A window from Fibrobacter sp. UWB11 encodes these proteins:
- a CDS encoding LptF/LptG family permease, whose amino-acid sequence MILVRYVLKELIGPFLASLFGITFLFVVDFLVKILDNVLSKGLPTSTVLEIFALNLAWMLSLSIPMAVLVASLMTFGRMSGDQEITAVKAAGISPLSLMRPVLLVALLLSVLMVVFNNWVLPEANHRSVELMNAVSRKKPHVFIDAGRLITQFPGVQLWVNRIDPVSGTLYGIQIFEMEKKGAPRIVYADSASMDYVDNGATLMLRLRSGETHLVDPDDADNYFRIRFFSQDLAMQNVDDRLERRSRSYRSDREMPVEMMWDVVTDARAKYDTAAVQARTRRLPTLVRIRDLAVGDSILPADASGVPMSDSLQFVQGLRKIRVQETASLRATERVWGRMEGELKRSAQYMVEIHKKFSTAFACFIFVLIGAPLGIMARKGGIGTGILYSLAFFVIYWICLIGGENLADRLIVSPELAMWVSNIIIGVFGILLTRAMIRDRFSGESRLKPSVIFKAIGRFFLKVVRHV is encoded by the coding sequence ATGATTTTAGTCCGCTATGTCTTGAAAGAGCTGATAGGTCCTTTTTTGGCTTCGCTCTTTGGCATTACTTTTTTGTTTGTAGTTGACTTTTTGGTCAAAATCTTGGACAATGTGTTGTCCAAGGGCTTGCCTACATCTACAGTTCTTGAAATTTTTGCGCTCAACTTGGCTTGGATGCTTTCGCTTTCGATTCCGATGGCGGTTCTTGTAGCAAGTCTCATGACGTTTGGCCGTATGTCGGGCGACCAAGAGATTACGGCTGTCAAGGCAGCTGGCATTTCACCATTGTCGCTGATGCGTCCGGTGCTTCTTGTTGCCCTTTTGCTTTCGGTCTTGATGGTCGTGTTCAACAACTGGGTGCTCCCGGAGGCAAACCATCGTTCCGTGGAACTCATGAACGCCGTTTCTCGCAAAAAACCGCATGTGTTCATTGATGCCGGACGACTCATTACGCAGTTCCCGGGTGTGCAACTTTGGGTGAACCGCATTGACCCTGTTTCGGGCACGCTCTATGGAATCCAAATTTTTGAAATGGAAAAGAAGGGCGCTCCGCGAATTGTGTATGCCGACAGCGCCTCGATGGATTATGTGGATAACGGGGCTACGCTTATGCTCCGCCTCCGTAGTGGCGAAACGCATCTCGTCGATCCTGATGATGCGGATAACTATTTCCGTATCCGATTCTTCTCGCAAGATTTGGCCATGCAAAACGTAGATGACCGCCTGGAACGCCGTAGCAGGAGTTACAGGAGCGACCGTGAAATGCCTGTCGAAATGATGTGGGATGTGGTGACGGATGCACGAGCCAAGTACGATACGGCTGCAGTGCAGGCGAGAACTCGTCGTTTGCCGACTCTAGTCCGCATTCGCGATTTGGCCGTAGGTGATAGCATTCTCCCGGCAGATGCAAGTGGTGTGCCGATGAGCGATTCCTTGCAGTTTGTGCAGGGGCTTCGCAAAATCCGCGTGCAGGAAACTGCCTCGCTCCGCGCTACAGAACGTGTTTGGGGCCGCATGGAAGGTGAACTTAAACGTTCTGCGCAGTACATGGTCGAAATCCATAAAAAGTTCAGTACTGCTTTTGCATGCTTCATTTTCGTGTTGATTGGAGCTCCTTTGGGAATCATGGCGCGCAAGGGTGGTATTGGTACGGGTATTCTCTATAGCCTTGCTTTCTTTGTCATTTACTGGATTTGCCTTATTGGTGGCGAAAACTTGGCTGACCGTCTGATTGTCTCTCCGGAACTTGCCATGTGGGTTTCGAATATCATCATCGGTGTGTTCGGAATTCTCCTTACGCGAGCAATGATTCGCGACCGTTTCTCGGGCGAATCTAGATTAAAGCCTTCTGTAATCTTTAAGGCTATTGGTCGATTCTTCCTTAAAGTCGTGAGGCATGTCTGA
- a CDS encoding diguanylate cyclase produces MSVSEILFVVAGALLGLAFQGGMFLFLIPFAVVAFSLACMNRPNVPPNTSVLPVIKSNKRSTALTPVVSPDLRNEFTNNVKMDTNEPNSSLRVNQVWARANSDVDKAFGDMLRCLKVLMPQANTLTIFTNGGSANELRLRTFQSDIPNIIDTGAKITDNMGILSQLLRPEVSRILEGDLLVGKRLTYYIENRMIRSLVGVPLLDRDERRLGVLLVDSLHPNAFTAAEAQALSFIAHAMYMVSFKSYISAQNYIEQQQFSTLYHYQRKFFQTMSVKDIYKQMFEYVKENMPFDRLTILLLDKPKEGAGRVIYCVGMDSEQFVDKQFTLSDKGIFVLALMRNRPVFRSFNSGYADYVPRLNDSEKRNMELRQLFVMPVSSEPDSKTAELAICLESRYNNRYQDHEKKLLKAFAGVAGFAYARACQFEKGKDLATRDGLTGLMNHRSLQEALRTEKVRADRKKYNIGVLMMDIDHFKSVNDTYGHPVGDEVIKGIATAISGEIRKEIDVVARYGGEEFVVALIDTTSEGMVETAERIRKAVGKLEFNVHKTDPLRVTVSIGAFLVEPEFSDMKKAVNNADQALYKAKDGGRNQVVRFETIETEAVGD; encoded by the coding sequence ATGTCCGTGTCTGAAATTTTATTTGTGGTCGCTGGAGCGTTGCTAGGTCTTGCTTTTCAGGGGGGGATGTTCCTGTTCCTTATCCCGTTTGCTGTTGTTGCGTTTTCGCTTGCCTGCATGAACCGCCCGAATGTTCCGCCGAACACGTCCGTGCTCCCGGTCATCAAGAGCAATAAGCGTTCGACGGCGCTTACGCCGGTTGTCTCTCCGGACCTCCGCAATGAATTCACGAACAATGTCAAGATGGATACGAACGAACCCAACTCTTCGCTCCGTGTCAATCAAGTTTGGGCCCGTGCAAATTCGGATGTGGACAAAGCTTTTGGCGATATGTTGCGTTGCCTCAAGGTTCTTATGCCGCAGGCAAATACGCTTACCATCTTTACGAATGGCGGTAGTGCAAATGAATTGCGCTTGAGAACGTTCCAGAGCGATATCCCGAATATCATCGATACCGGTGCAAAGATTACGGATAATATGGGTATCTTGAGCCAACTTTTGCGCCCGGAAGTGTCCCGCATTTTGGAAGGCGATTTGCTTGTCGGAAAGCGCCTCACGTATTACATCGAAAACCGCATGATCCGCTCGTTGGTGGGTGTTCCGCTGCTCGACCGCGATGAACGCCGCCTCGGTGTATTGCTTGTGGACTCCTTGCACCCGAATGCGTTTACGGCTGCCGAAGCGCAGGCTCTCTCGTTCATTGCTCATGCCATGTACATGGTGAGCTTCAAGAGCTATATCTCGGCGCAGAACTACATTGAACAGCAACAGTTCAGTACGCTTTACCATTACCAGCGCAAGTTCTTCCAGACCATGTCTGTGAAGGATATTTACAAGCAAATGTTCGAGTACGTCAAGGAAAACATGCCGTTTGACCGCTTGACGATTCTTTTGCTCGATAAACCCAAAGAAGGTGCTGGCCGCGTGATTTACTGCGTGGGTATGGATTCCGAACAGTTTGTCGATAAGCAATTTACCTTGTCTGATAAGGGTATTTTTGTTCTAGCCCTTATGAGAAACCGCCCGGTATTCCGTTCGTTCAATTCGGGCTATGCCGATTATGTGCCGCGTTTGAACGATTCCGAAAAGCGCAACATGGAACTTCGTCAGTTGTTCGTAATGCCTGTCTCGTCGGAACCGGATTCCAAGACTGCTGAACTTGCCATTTGCCTTGAAAGCCGCTATAACAACCGCTATCAGGATCACGAAAAGAAATTGCTCAAGGCTTTTGCTGGCGTTGCAGGCTTTGCTTACGCTCGTGCATGCCAGTTCGAAAAGGGCAAGGATCTTGCAACACGTGATGGCCTTACGGGCCTCATGAACCACCGCTCTTTGCAAGAAGCGCTCCGCACAGAGAAAGTTCGCGCTGACCGTAAAAAGTATAACATCGGCGTGTTGATGATGGACATTGACCACTTCAAGAGCGTGAACGATACGTACGGTCACCCGGTCGGTGACGAAGTGATTAAGGGAATTGCAACGGCTATTAGTGGTGAAATCCGCAAGGAAATAGACGTTGTGGCACGTTACGGCGGTGAAGAATTTGTCGTGGCGCTCATTGATACAACGTCCGAGGGCATGGTCGAAACTGCAGAACGCATCCGCAAGGCTGTAGGCAAGTTGGAATTCAACGTGCACAAGACGGATCCGCTCCGCGTGACGGTTAGCATTGGTGCTTTCCTTGTGGAACCGGAATTTTCGGACATGAAAAAGGCCGTGAACAATGCTGACCAGGCTCTCTACAAGGCGAAGGATGGTGGCCGCAACCAGGTCGTACGCTTTGAAACTATAGAAACTGAAGCGGTGGGAGATTAG
- a CDS encoding tetratricopeptide repeat protein, whose product MANESNNNQSELKAFFVQHGTKIAVAFVVLFALIAGIVQYKEARKVAAAEQSELIGMGLTYLYAGEKDSALVEFEGKIASGKLEGLALAKAALLAGNIKYEKKDYDGAAFHFQTSLDNAGSVALVRSAAMHGLAAVKMEKGDFSAAANFLEKYIAEFGKRTGDKEDRYQKDEPADEVPMVADAMWKLTLVYQQLGATDKAKATAEKLLHVYGDNRGLADKARKFLAAI is encoded by the coding sequence ATGGCTAACGAATCTAATAATAACCAATCTGAACTTAAAGCATTCTTTGTCCAGCACGGAACAAAGATCGCTGTGGCATTCGTCGTTCTCTTTGCTCTTATCGCAGGCATTGTGCAGTATAAGGAAGCACGTAAGGTTGCTGCTGCTGAACAGAGCGAACTCATTGGTATGGGTCTTACTTACCTCTATGCTGGCGAAAAGGACAGTGCTCTCGTAGAATTCGAAGGTAAGATTGCTTCTGGCAAGCTCGAAGGCCTTGCTCTTGCTAAGGCAGCTCTCCTCGCCGGTAACATCAAGTACGAAAAGAAGGACTATGATGGTGCTGCATTCCACTTCCAGACCTCTCTCGACAATGCAGGCTCTGTTGCTCTTGTGCGTTCGGCTGCCATGCACGGTCTTGCCGCTGTGAAGATGGAAAAGGGTGACTTCTCTGCTGCAGCAAACTTCCTCGAAAAGTACATTGCTGAATTTGGCAAGCGCACTGGCGACAAGGAAGACCGCTACCAGAAGGACGAACCGGCTGACGAGGTCCCGATGGTTGCTGACGCTATGTGGAAGCTCACGCTCGTGTACCAGCAGCTCGGTGCAACTGACAAGGCTAAGGCTACCGCTGAAAAGTTGCTCCATGTATATGGTGACAACCGCGGTCTCGCTGACAAGGCTCGCAAGTTCCTTGCTGCTATCTAA
- a CDS encoding rhomboid family intramembrane serine protease encodes MPHFISPMIRRRPSAEDTHSRESAPSSIEQSIDFSQTAQSEEQQTPPDVRISEGGFRQIRDESLVLLSQGISHRIDRSEEGPFQIFVEPEKRRAAQFQIRLYHRENPPRDENPPLPLKFTLQPLWVLAIPIVCTLFDFSDMFVQMHNAGIADASKILRGEWWRTITAMTLHSDSRHLASNLVSGFLALSLLHYRIPLAKLVPFLAVASAVANFFVALTVQTNFRSLGFSGFVFATIGCLAVIEFRLMPRETHGMLRRFAPLCGAASLAVFLGLGENADILGHLYGFIAGLLCGFIPKKKTLRWGAPTAIADIFWVIAYYALFAIGWALAF; translated from the coding sequence ATGCCACACTTTATATCGCCCATGATTCGCCGCAGGCCTTCCGCCGAAGATACGCATTCTCGAGAATCCGCGCCATCCTCAATTGAACAAAGTATCGATTTTTCACAAACCGCACAATCAGAAGAGCAGCAGACTCCGCCCGACGTGCGCATCAGCGAGGGAGGTTTTAGGCAAATCCGCGACGAAAGCCTTGTACTCTTATCACAGGGAATCTCGCACCGCATCGATCGTTCCGAAGAAGGCCCTTTCCAAATTTTCGTGGAACCCGAAAAACGCCGTGCCGCGCAATTCCAAATTCGCCTTTACCACCGCGAAAATCCCCCGCGCGATGAAAATCCGCCTCTCCCGCTAAAGTTCACGCTCCAGCCGCTATGGGTCCTTGCTATTCCCATCGTTTGTACGCTATTCGACTTCTCCGACATGTTCGTCCAAATGCACAACGCAGGCATCGCCGATGCCTCCAAGATTCTACGCGGGGAATGGTGGCGCACAATTACCGCCATGACGCTCCACAGCGACAGCCGCCACCTCGCATCAAACCTAGTCTCGGGATTCTTAGCGCTAAGCCTGCTCCATTACCGCATCCCGCTCGCCAAACTAGTGCCATTCTTGGCGGTCGCAAGCGCTGTCGCAAATTTCTTTGTGGCGCTTACAGTGCAGACAAATTTCCGCTCGCTCGGCTTTTCCGGCTTCGTTTTCGCAACCATCGGTTGCCTCGCCGTCATTGAATTCCGTCTCATGCCGCGCGAAACGCACGGCATGCTCCGCAGATTCGCGCCGCTCTGCGGCGCCGCCTCCCTCGCTGTATTCTTAGGCCTTGGCGAAAACGCCGACATTCTCGGCCACCTATACGGTTTTATTGCAGGCCTCCTTTGCGGATTCATTCCCAAAAAGAAAACGCTCCGCTGGGGAGCGCCTACTGCTATCGCAGACATTTTCTGGGTCATTGCCTATTACGCGTTGTTCGCCATCGGCTGGGCGTTAGCATTTTAA
- a CDS encoding LptF/LptG family permease, which produces MKFSRYLIWNFLKMFLIVVCGAILIFVVIDFVGNIKTWLARDMKAVSDYYLSYLPYILYLITPVALFIAVLASVGNMARHLEMSAMQSSGQSPFKTLLPIFFLGILMSIGSYEMSEHWLPDANHKRFEIMETNAQKRKNPRIKEKQDFTFIDSEKNSWFFKHYSGKNRQGRDVVLLVRDRGRLVERYDVRAIRWIEKDSVTKAGFWRFENGYHRVFKKDGSVEVSQVRAESMKGKVNTHPNDLINERQLADEMDSKMVKERINVLRRSGEDTRAMETALQFKYSAHWMNLIVLLIGAALCHRYSRSGGLSQKFGVGLLLVFSYYILERIGLKMGENGALSPFWAAWNSHFIYAGLAFVMLYRSFRL; this is translated from the coding sequence ATGAAGTTCTCTCGATACCTTATCTGGAATTTCTTGAAGATGTTCCTCATCGTGGTGTGCGGAGCAATTCTCATCTTTGTTGTAATTGACTTTGTTGGTAACATCAAGACCTGGCTTGCTCGCGACATGAAAGCTGTCAGCGATTATTACTTGAGTTATCTCCCGTATATTTTGTACTTAATCACCCCGGTTGCTTTGTTTATTGCGGTTCTCGCCTCGGTAGGTAACATGGCTCGTCATCTCGAAATGAGTGCCATGCAGAGCTCCGGTCAAAGTCCGTTCAAGACGCTTCTCCCCATATTTTTCTTGGGCATTCTCATGTCGATTGGTTCGTACGAAATGAGCGAACACTGGCTCCCGGATGCAAACCACAAGCGCTTTGAAATCATGGAAACGAATGCGCAAAAACGCAAAAATCCGCGCATCAAGGAAAAACAGGACTTTACGTTTATCGATAGCGAAAAAAACAGTTGGTTCTTTAAACATTACTCCGGCAAAAACAGACAAGGGCGTGATGTGGTATTGCTTGTGCGCGATCGTGGGCGTTTGGTCGAACGTTACGACGTTCGTGCTATCCGCTGGATTGAAAAGGATTCGGTTACCAAGGCTGGGTTCTGGCGTTTTGAAAATGGATACCATCGTGTGTTCAAGAAAGACGGCTCTGTTGAGGTTTCCCAAGTCCGCGCCGAAAGCATGAAGGGCAAGGTGAATACGCACCCCAATGACCTTATCAACGAACGGCAACTCGCTGACGAAATGGATTCCAAGATGGTCAAGGAGCGCATCAATGTGCTAAGACGTTCAGGCGAAGATACCCGAGCTATGGAGACTGCTCTGCAGTTCAAGTATTCGGCGCACTGGATGAACTTGATTGTTCTTTTGATTGGGGCGGCGCTTTGCCACCGGTATAGCCGTTCTGGGGGCCTTTCCCAGAAATTCGGTGTTGGTCTGTTGCTCGTTTTTAGCTATTATATTCTAGAGAGAATAGGGCTTAAAATGGGTGAAAACGGGGCTCTGTCGCCGTTCTGGGCGGCGTGGAACAGTCACTTCATTTATGCTGGTCTCGCGTTTGTAATGTTATACCGATCATTCCGCTTGTAG
- a CDS encoding PHP domain-containing protein: MSFLPGEKLRYAETHFKFKLPWSLLYKPWPEIIFDAPFQFVPGVEPTLWIVVRDADRFPTTLKNAEIVLKSAVDECCGTYFENVRVHETQFQDAHKPGITICKELNIEVREQMKFIPLALGKIPAGSYEAHCKLTVERDGKTQTFERWNLPRLKPVPLRFKVLNEKPPIAPGYAAGEMHCHTHYSADHVEYGATPEVLQQAAKAVGLDFVSCTDHAYDFAFTQEDYTKEAVSPVPRFQKLSEEIAALPEKDENGGDMPLMIAGEEVSAGNSKGENVHMTVLGPEGYLPGLGDCGRYWLENRPTRSIKQILNMTEAHCFAAHPFQQMGLLEKFVFRRGYWKPEDLNIKGKHPIRGLQFWNGIRDEGFKLGREFWINELGKGNYLLPIGGNDAHGDLNGMTAVSLPLFSLKHTRAHTFGNVRTVVKLNKSGSTTLVDINAAFAADNCYITDGPALWWERTGKEITFHARSNKEMGGGFRYIRIFGRRELPNGKLAPTEEIMLGSLVAAPDHADIPVATFGFAYVRAECETATGKFALTSAAQLL; the protein is encoded by the coding sequence ATGAGCTTTTTACCAGGGGAAAAATTGCGTTACGCCGAGACGCATTTTAAGTTCAAGCTACCCTGGTCGCTCCTTTACAAGCCGTGGCCCGAAATTATTTTCGATGCACCGTTCCAGTTCGTGCCGGGCGTTGAACCCACATTATGGATTGTGGTACGCGATGCCGACCGTTTCCCGACAACTCTAAAAAATGCAGAAATTGTTTTAAAAAGCGCTGTCGACGAATGCTGCGGAACGTATTTTGAAAATGTGCGGGTTCATGAAACGCAGTTTCAAGATGCGCACAAACCCGGAATCACCATCTGCAAAGAATTGAATATTGAAGTCCGAGAGCAGATGAAATTCATTCCACTTGCGCTCGGGAAAATTCCTGCGGGCTCTTACGAAGCGCATTGCAAACTGACCGTCGAACGCGACGGAAAAACGCAAACATTTGAGCGCTGGAACTTACCGCGTTTAAAACCCGTTCCGCTCCGCTTCAAAGTATTGAACGAAAAGCCTCCCATCGCTCCCGGCTACGCCGCGGGCGAAATGCACTGCCACACGCATTACTCCGCAGACCATGTGGAATATGGCGCTACACCCGAAGTTTTGCAACAAGCGGCAAAAGCAGTCGGGCTCGATTTTGTAAGCTGTACCGATCACGCTTACGACTTCGCCTTCACGCAAGAAGACTACACGAAAGAAGCAGTCTCGCCCGTTCCGAGATTCCAAAAGTTGAGCGAAGAAATCGCAGCGCTCCCAGAGAAAGATGAAAACGGAGGCGACATGCCGCTCATGATTGCTGGCGAAGAAGTTTCTGCCGGCAACAGCAAAGGCGAGAACGTGCACATGACCGTCCTCGGCCCCGAAGGTTACCTCCCGGGCCTCGGCGATTGCGGCCGCTACTGGCTCGAAAACAGGCCCACACGCAGCATCAAACAAATTTTAAACATGACCGAGGCGCACTGCTTTGCAGCGCACCCATTCCAGCAAATGGGACTCTTGGAAAAATTTGTATTCCGCCGCGGTTATTGGAAACCCGAAGACTTGAACATCAAAGGAAAGCACCCCATTCGCGGGCTGCAATTCTGGAACGGTATCCGCGATGAAGGTTTCAAGCTCGGCCGAGAATTTTGGATAAATGAATTAGGAAAGGGTAATTATTTATTGCCTATCGGCGGAAACGATGCCCATGGCGATTTGAACGGCATGACCGCTGTAAGCCTACCGCTCTTTTCGCTCAAGCACACCCGCGCCCATACATTCGGAAACGTCCGCACGGTTGTAAAATTAAACAAGAGCGGTTCGACAACCCTCGTCGACATAAACGCAGCCTTCGCCGCCGACAATTGCTACATCACAGACGGTCCTGCACTCTGGTGGGAACGCACCGGCAAAGAAATCACATTCCACGCCCGCAGCAACAAAGAAATGGGCGGCGGTTTCCGCTATATCCGCATTTTCGGGCGCAGAGAACTCCCCAACGGCAAACTCGCACCCACAGAAGAAATCATGCTCGGAAGCCTTGTCGCGGCCCCCGATCACGCCGACATTCCCGTCGCGACCTTCGGCTTTGCCTACGTGCGCGCCGAATGTGAAACTGCAACAGGCAAATTCGCCCTCACCTCGGCAGCTCAGTTGTTATAA
- a CDS encoding SIMPL domain-containing protein: protein MISKLLNIIYLVLLIVCVCILIRIVKSEPAAVPVAASNGTVAFEVPKIEVSASETKKFAADKFEMGFSLEIRGKDKEAVFKRIAERRSVILENVKQLDIPQSDVEQNSVDIRKEWTYRNNKRELVGYVATQSFVITVNRKIDAAALVQALSPEPDVEIHRTSAGLKDENAVQSKVVKAVGEKAKAKAKDYADGVGATLGRVLQINGEGGGIYYRPIRLRTNGLMMAKSAMLDGAVAESAPDESAIADSVEVSASVRVVFELK, encoded by the coding sequence ATGATCTCAAAATTGCTTAACATCATCTATCTGGTGCTGCTGATTGTTTGCGTGTGCATCCTGATCCGCATCGTTAAAAGTGAACCGGCTGCTGTTCCGGTGGCTGCGTCCAATGGAACGGTGGCGTTCGAAGTCCCGAAAATCGAAGTTTCGGCATCTGAAACCAAGAAGTTTGCTGCCGACAAGTTCGAGATGGGCTTTAGCCTTGAAATCCGCGGCAAGGACAAGGAAGCGGTCTTTAAACGCATTGCCGAACGACGTTCCGTGATTCTGGAAAATGTCAAGCAGCTCGATATTCCGCAGTCCGATGTGGAGCAGAACAGCGTGGATATCCGCAAGGAATGGACTTACCGCAACAACAAACGCGAACTTGTCGGTTACGTGGCAACGCAGAGTTTTGTGATTACGGTGAACAGAAAGATTGATGCTGCTGCACTTGTGCAGGCGCTTTCTCCGGAACCGGATGTTGAAATCCATCGCACGTCGGCTGGGCTCAAGGATGAAAACGCCGTTCAGTCGAAGGTTGTCAAGGCTGTGGGCGAAAAAGCTAAGGCAAAAGCTAAAGATTACGCCGATGGCGTAGGCGCAACGCTTGGTCGCGTGTTGCAAATCAACGGTGAAGGTGGCGGTATTTACTACAGGCCGATTCGCCTCCGCACGAATGGTCTCATGATGGCAAAATCTGCTATGCTTGATGGCGCTGTCGCAGAATCGGCCCCCGACGAAAGTGCCATTGCAGATTCCGTCGAGGTGAGCGCTTCTGTCCGCGTCGTCTTTGAACTAAAGTAG
- a CDS encoding sodium:solute symporter, translating into MFTALDWIVLFAYLLLSLAIGLWVSRGNKNLKEYMFGGGSMPWVAVGISLIATSVSATTFLGAPADVFGDDMTFLMFQIGALLSIVVVGFVFIPRFRTSGISSAYELFEVRFGSRSVRRLAAVFYCLHLLLRTGILLYAPSLVLAQILHIDLKLAIIVSAAIAIFYTWFGGIKAVIWTDVMQFCVFFGGGVLVLLIIANQVGGLGEMATLANEAGKTRWWNPSMDVSDARTLISAGFAYAILEIAIRGCDQQFVQRYLSCKDVKAANRSSVLSMVLGCAVSILFYWVGAALFVFYKKAQVATLPDGLGQNDVFPYFIVNALPSGVTGLIVAAICAAAMSSLSGAINSLSNTSERDFLGWDESAGMGGLKRAKIWTAVWGVLGVFFALFAATQQGSLLKNALFFTGLFTGPLLGMFLLAFFADKIFGTAEKALRAWVVIVAVICGMISLVLIQGIPAFGVPALLGNTFSWPWMPFISMTTTIVVALVVNFVANLALIKPR; encoded by the coding sequence ATGTTCACAGCGCTTGATTGGATTGTCTTATTTGCCTACTTGCTCCTCTCGCTTGCCATTGGTTTGTGGGTTTCTCGCGGCAACAAAAATCTCAAGGAATATATGTTCGGCGGCGGCTCGATGCCGTGGGTGGCTGTGGGCATTAGCCTCATTGCGACTTCCGTGAGTGCAACGACTTTCCTTGGCGCGCCTGCCGATGTGTTCGGCGACGACATGACTTTTTTGATGTTCCAGATTGGCGCGTTGCTTAGCATCGTGGTCGTTGGCTTTGTGTTTATCCCGAGGTTTCGCACGTCGGGCATTTCGAGCGCTTATGAACTTTTCGAAGTGCGTTTTGGTAGCCGCTCGGTGCGCCGTTTGGCTGCTGTCTTTTACTGCTTGCATTTGCTCCTCCGCACGGGAATTTTACTTTATGCGCCTTCGCTAGTGCTTGCTCAGATTTTGCACATCGACTTGAAACTTGCGATTATTGTCTCGGCGGCGATTGCAATTTTCTACACGTGGTTTGGCGGAATCAAGGCGGTCATCTGGACTGACGTGATGCAGTTCTGCGTGTTCTTTGGCGGCGGTGTTCTCGTGCTTTTGATTATTGCAAATCAAGTGGGCGGCTTGGGCGAAATGGCGACTCTTGCAAACGAAGCGGGCAAGACGCGTTGGTGGAATCCGTCGATGGATGTTTCCGATGCGCGTACGCTTATTTCGGCAGGCTTTGCATACGCGATTCTTGAAATTGCCATTCGCGGTTGTGACCAACAGTTTGTACAGCGTTACCTCAGCTGCAAGGACGTGAAGGCGGCAAACCGTTCAAGCGTACTTTCGATGGTGCTTGGTTGCGCTGTTTCGATTCTCTTTTACTGGGTGGGTGCAGCACTCTTCGTGTTTTACAAGAAAGCTCAAGTGGCTACGCTTCCGGATGGCCTTGGGCAAAATGACGTGTTCCCGTACTTTATCGTGAATGCGCTCCCGTCTGGCGTGACGGGCTTGATTGTTGCTGCTATTTGTGCGGCGGCCATGAGCAGTCTTTCGGGCGCCATCAATTCGCTTAGCAATACGTCCGAACGCGATTTCCTCGGCTGGGATGAATCTGCGGGAATGGGCGGGCTCAAACGCGCAAAAATTTGGACGGCGGTCTGGGGCGTGCTCGGCGTGTTCTTTGCACTCTTTGCCGCAACGCAGCAGGGGAGCCTCCTTAAGAATGCTCTCTTCTTTACAGGTCTTTTCACGGGTCCGCTTCTTGGTATGTTCCTCCTCGCGTTCTTTGCAGACAAAATTTTTGGAACCGCAGAAAAAGCGTTACGCGCCTGGGTCGTGATTGTCGCCGTTATTTGCGGCATGATAAGCCTCGTACTTATCCAGGGAATCCCCGCCTTTGGCGTGCCCGCACTTCTCGGCAACACCTTTAGCTGGCCGTGGATGCCCTTCATCAGCATGACCACGACAATTGTGGTGGCGCTTGTCGTGAATTTTGTGGCGAATCTTGCTTTAATAAAACCTCGTTAA
- a CDS encoding outer membrane protein assembly factor BamD, producing the protein MKKVFKSTLFVPLFLYMATMMGCSSTTNEKITHTDWCKKRYEYAEELFKAKKYGRTVEKLEEILSTCAGSGYMEQAQFLLAESHFNLEQWIEARGEYGSFIVNFPGSPFAETAEFRKAVSSFNMDYKIDRDESNTTTAMKDFERYLANHPNTPLRDSVNYYYNLLVDRVAEKEFQTGRLYLRMEKPQAAVIYFKEFLETYPKAKRRQETLFLIADAYTDLDQFESAREYLAVAQNESSEDKEIQKRVKKAEEKIAKAEESYEKRLKKEAEKKRMQKEEKTLAN; encoded by the coding sequence ATGAAAAAAGTTTTCAAGAGTACCCTGTTCGTTCCTCTTTTCCTTTATATGGCAACCATGATGGGTTGTTCCTCTACTACAAATGAAAAAATCACCCACACGGACTGGTGCAAAAAGCGCTATGAATACGCAGAGGAACTTTTCAAGGCTAAAAAGTACGGACGCACCGTCGAAAAGCTCGAAGAAATTCTTTCTACCTGTGCAGGTTCTGGCTACATGGAACAAGCTCAGTTCTTGCTTGCCGAAAGCCATTTCAACCTGGAGCAGTGGATTGAAGCCCGTGGCGAATACGGAAGCTTTATCGTGAACTTCCCGGGTTCTCCGTTTGCAGAAACCGCCGAATTCCGCAAGGCAGTTTCTTCGTTCAACATGGATTACAAAATTGACCGTGACGAATCGAACACGACAACCGCCATGAAGGACTTTGAACGTTACCTAGCAAACCACCCGAATACCCCGCTCCGCGACTCGGTCAATTACTACTATAACTTGCTCGTAGACCGCGTTGCCGAAAAGGAATTCCAGACAGGCCGCCTTTACTTGCGCATGGAAAAGCCGCAGGCCGCCGTGATTTACTTCAAGGAATTTTTGGAAACATACCCGAAGGCGAAGCGCCGTCAAGAAACGCTCTTCCTCATTGCAGACGCCTATACGGATCTTGACCAGTTCGAATCCGCAAGAGAATACCTCGCTGTTGCACAGAACGAATCTAGCGAAGACAAGGAAATTCAAAAACGCGTGAAGAAGGCCGAAGAAAAGATTGCAAAGGCCGAAGAATCCTATGAAAAGCGCCTCAAGAAAGAAGCAGAAAAGAAGCGCATGCAGAAAGAAGAAAAGACTTTGGCTAACTAG